A genomic window from Zalophus californianus isolate mZalCal1 chromosome 13, mZalCal1.pri.v2, whole genome shotgun sequence includes:
- the LOC113935096 gene encoding cyclin-dependent kinases regulatory subunit 2-like: MAHKQIYYSDKYFNKHYKYQHVMLPRELSKQVPKTHLMSEEEWRLGVQQSLGWVHYMIHEPEPHILLFRRHLPKE, translated from the coding sequence ATGGCCCACAAGCAGATCTACTACTCAGACAAGTACTTCAACAAGCACTATAAGTACCAGCATGTCATGTTACCCAGAGAACTTTCCAAACAAGTCCCGAAAACCCATCTGATGTCTGAAGAGGAGTGGAGACTTGGTGTCCAACAGAGTCTAGGCTGGGTTCATTACATGATTCATGAGCCAGAACCACATATTCTTCTCTTTAGAAGACATCTTCCAAAAGAGTAA